Proteins encoded in a region of the Magallana gigas chromosome 8, xbMagGiga1.1, whole genome shotgun sequence genome:
- the LOC117689820 gene encoding uncharacterized protein, protein MESFPHETYEGLQNMSESVFVGLCEIVGTSQQVAIRRETQDIREMVFRRVTPNDAFIKMVSGSYREGFRLKGSDLDIMFWPNNHRVIMDMSQSEYYNTANTTLILSDSSESPPGFTLLQLLTPTTDRDVQSACVRMNGRVYISSSIWRQLTCSASMPNSTVHGPCGSGVLGGVEYDTALCFVCDFWPLSASSWIDRCHSWPDPEVVHDIVRNGCHFVAIGHPLGPNENIAWRISFSLAEYKLVYSMNHSQFLTYGLLKLFLKEVINHQLEETNKLLCSYHMKTTVFWAIQQNTLPHWCPQNLLAGFWVCFKLLLKWVSEGVCPNFFIPQNNMFLTKVYGPAQNRLFLQLHELYKKGLACLLQSSSIRSYIIDVLYNPRLFICTDERLMRSEVDYDVELVKETSYIAAIRTNSHNKYIHTIEQLVESPLTHYQALTIQRLTAFIFQSISFTLHNEYIHTGVNKQMYIADKLSCHMLKLAAKFGCISDMLYIAMYYYKTLRYREALSVIEMTKVKLAQPYLLYRHVDTERYTEAVGGQSCFTKMRQAVARNITLENRICYISELIPEQQSALQNRCSILVIPVFVMLHFLEFLCYRHIDTPLSQAALDELQVLAHHDRGLYVPDLLRDISWEILGICQQITGNLQAALYSYKQSLAQYPYHNIQTATHRKIHDVVQSTPHQ, encoded by the exons ATGGAGTCCTTTCCTCACGAAAC ATATGAGGGACTCCAGAACATGTCAGAGTCAGTGTTTGTGGGACTGTGTGAGATAGTGGGGACCTCACAACAGGTGGCTATCAGGAGGGAGACACAGGACATCAGGGAGATGGTGTTCAGACGAGTGACACCTAATGATGCGTTCATCAAGATGGTGAGTGGAAGTTACAGAGAAGGGTTCAGACTGAAGGGATCAGATCTGGACATCATGTTCTGGCCAAACAACCACCGGGTGATCATGGACATGTCTCAGTCTGAGTATTACAACACAGCCAATACAACCTTGATTCTCTCTGATAGTTCTGagagtccaccaggattcacTTTACTTCAGTTACTGACACCAACAACTGACAGAGATGTCCAATCAGCATGTGTCAGAATGAATGGCAGAGTCTATATATCTAGTTCTATATGGAGACAGTTAACTTGTTCAGCATCAATGCCTAATTCTACTGTACATGGACCCTGTGGTAGTGGTGTACTAGGAGGAGTAGAATATGACACTGCCCTCTGTTTTGTTTGTGACTTTTGGCCTCTGTCTGCCTCCTCATGGATAGATAGATGTCACTCATGGCCTGATCCTGAAGTTGTTCATGATATTGTCAGAAATGGGTGTCATtttgtagcaataggacacCCATTAGGACCAAATGAAAACATAGCgtggagaatttctttttctctgGCAGAATATAAACTTGTGTATTCAATGAACCACAgtcaatttttaacatatgGGTTGTTAAAACTTTTCCTAAAGGAAGTAATAAATCATCAGTTAGAAGAAACCAATAAACTGTTGTGTTCCTATCACATGAAGACAACCGTTTTCTGGGCCattcaacaaaacacactacCTCACTGGTGTCCACAAAATCTCCTGGCCGGTTTCTGGGTCTGCTTTAAACTCCTACTTAAATGGGTGTCTGAGGGAGTTTGTCCGAACTTTTTCATcccacaaaacaacatgtttttgaCAAAGGTCTATGGACCAGCACAAAACAGATTGTTCCTACAGTTACATGAACTGTACAAGAAAGGTCTGGCCTGTCTGTTACAGAGTTCCTCTATCAGGTCCTACATCATTGATGTCCTGTACAATCCTAGACTTTTTATTTGTACAGATGAGAGATTAATGAGGAGTGAAGTTGATTATGATGTAGAACTTGTTAAAGAGACCTCTTACATTGCTGCAATAAGGACAAATAGCCATAACAAATACATACACACAATAGAACAGTTGGTAGAATCACCCCTGACACACTATCAAGCTCTTACAATACAGAGACTTACAGCCTTCATATTTCAGAGTATATCCTTTACATTACACAACGAATACATACACACAGGTGTCAACAAACAGATGTATATTGCAGACAAACTGTCCTGTCACATGCTGAAATTAGCAGCCAAGTTTGGGTGTATATCTGACATGTTGTAcattgccatgtattattacaagacaCTCAGATACAGGGAAGCTTTATCTGTTATAGAGATGACAAAGGTCAAGTTAGCACAGCCATATCTGTTGTATAGACATGTAGACACAGAGAGGTATACTGAGGCTGTAGGGGGACAGTCCTGCTTTACAAAGATGAGACAGGCTGTAGCAAGGAATATCACACTTGAAAACAGAATCTGTTATATCAGTGAACTAATACCAGAACAACAGTCTGCTCTACAGAACAGATGTTCTATATTAGTGATCCCAGTGTTTGTAATGTTACATTTCCTAGAGTTCTTGTGTTACAGACACATTGATACACCATTATCACAAGCAGCTCTAGATGAGCTACAGGTCCTAGCCCACCATGATCGGGGACTGTATGTACCTGATCTACTCAGAGACATCTCCTGGGAgatcctggggatctgtcaacagatcacAGGGAACCTCCAGGCTGCTCTATACTCATACAAACAGTCACTCGCACAATATCCATACCACAATATACAAACTGCTACACACaggaaaatacatgatgtggtTCAGTCTACACCACACCAGTAA
- the LOC105321624 gene encoding uncharacterized protein: MESFPHETYEGLQNMSESVFVGLCEIVGTSQQVAIRRETVDIREMVRRQVAPNDEVIKMVSGSIREGFRLKGSDRDIMFWPNDHRVIMDMSQSEYYNTANTTLILSDSSESPPGFTLLQLLTPTTYREVQSACVRMNGRVYISSSIWRQLTCSATMPNSTVHGPCGSGNMGGLEYDHAHCFVCDFWPLSASSWIDRCHSWPDPEVVHDIVRNGCHFVAIGHPLGPNENIAWRISFSLAEYKLVYSMNHSQFLTYGLLKLFLKEVINYQLEETNKLLCSYHMKTTVFWAIQQNTLPHWCPQNLLAGFWVCFKLLLKWVSEGVCPNFFIPLNNLFLTKVYGSAQNRLFLQLHELYKKGLACLLQSSSIRSFIINVLYNPRLFICTNERLMRSEVDYDVELVNESSYIAASRTNSPNKYIHIIEQLVESPLTHYQAVTLQRLTAFIFQITAFTLHNICVNKQMYIADKLSCHMLKLAAKFGCVSDMLYIAMYYYKTLRYREALFVIEMTKVKLAQPYLMYNKHVDRERYTEAVGGQSWSTKMRQAVAQDIRLDNRICYISELIPEQQSVLQNRMLTLGIPVFVMLHFLEFLCHRHIDMTLSQAAVDELQVLVHHDQGMYIYDLFRDISWEILGICQQITGNLQAALYSYQQSLTQHPMNRIQTATQRRIHDMVQSTPHQ; encoded by the exons ATGGAGTCCTTTCCTCACGAAAC ATATGAGGGACTCCAGAACATGTCAGAGTCAGTGTTTGTGGGACTGTGTGAGATAGTGGGGACCTCACAACAGGTGGCTATCAGGAGGGAGACAGTGGACATCAGGGAGATGGTGAGGAGACAAGTGGCACCTAATGATGAGGTCATTAAGATGGTGAGTGGAAGTATTAGAGAAGGATTTAGACTGAAGGGATCAGATAGGGACATCATGTTCTGGCCAAACGACCACCGAGTGATCATGGACATGTCTCAGTCTGAGTATTACAACACAGCCAATACAACCTTGATTCTCTCTGATAGTTCTGagagtccaccaggattcacTTTACTTCAGTTACTGACACCAACGACATACAGAGAAGTCCAATCAGCATGTGTCAGAATGAATGGCAGAGTCTATATATCTAGTTCTATATGGAGACAGTTAACTTGTTCAGCAACAATGCCTAATTCTACTGTCCATGGACCCTGTGGTAGTGGTAATATGGGGGGATTAGAATATGACCATGCCCACTGTTTTGTTTGTGACTTTTGGCCTCTGTCTGCCTCCTCATGGATAGATAGATGTCACTCATGGCCTGATCCTGAAGTTGTTCATGATATTGTCAGAAATGGGTGTCATtttgtagcaataggacacCCATTAGGACCAAATGAAAACATAGCgtggagaatttctttttctctgGCAGAATATAAACTTGTGTATTCAATGAACCACAgtcaatttttaacatatgGGTTGTTAAAACTTTTCCTAAAGGAAGTAATAAATTATCAGTTAGAAGAAACCAATAAACTGTTGTGTTCCTATCACATGAAGACAACCGTTTTCTGGGCgattcaacaaaacacactacCTCACTGGTGTCCACAAAATCTCCTGGCCGGTTTCTGGGTCTGCTTTAAACTCCTACTTAAATGGGTGTCTGAGGGAGTTTGTCCGAACTTTTTCATCCCACTAAACAACCTGTTTCTGACAAAGGTCTATGGATCAGCACAAAACAGATTGTTCCTACAGTTACATGAACTGTACAAGAAAGGTCTGGCCTGTCTGTTACAGAGTTCCTCTATCAGGTCCTTCATCATTAATGTCCTGTACAATCCTAGACTTTTTATTTGCACAAATGAGAGATTAATGAGGAGTGAAGTTGATTATGATGTAGAACTTGTTAATGAGTCCTCTTACATTGCTGCAAGTAGGACAAATAGCCCTAACAAATACATACACATAATAGAACAGTTGGTAGAGTCACCCCTGACACACTATCAAGCTGTTACATTACAGAGACTTACAGCCTTCATATTTCAGATTACTGCCTTTACATTGCACAACATATGTGTCAACAAACAGATGTATATTGCAGACAAACTGTCCTGTCACATGCTGAAATTAGCAGCCAAGTTTGGGTGTGTATCTGACATGTTGTAcattgccatgtattattacaagacactcagatacagggaagctttatttgttatagagaTGACAAAGGTCAAGTTAGCACAACCATATCTGATGTATAATAAACATGTGGACAGAGAGAGGTATACTGAGGCTGTAGGGGGACAGTCCTGGTCTACAAAGATGAGACAGGCTGTAGCACAGGATATCAGACTTGACAACAGAATCTGTTATATCAGTGAACTAATACCAGAACAACAGTCTGTACTACAGAACAGAATGCTTACATTAGGTATCCCAGTGTTTGTAATGTTACACTTCCTAGAGTTCTTGTGTCACAGACACATTGATATGACATTATCACAAGCAGCTGTAGATGAGCTACAGGTCCTAGTCCACCATGATCAGggaatgtatatatatgatctATTCAGAGACATCTCCTGGGAgatcctggggatctgtcaacagatcacAGGGAACCTCCAGGCTGCTCTATACTCATACCAACAGTCACTCACACAGCATCCAATGAACAGAATACAAACTGCTACACAGAGGAGAATACATGATATGGTTCAGTCTACACCACACCAGTAA